In Bacteroidota bacterium, the following are encoded in one genomic region:
- a CDS encoding NAD(P)H nitroreductase, giving the protein MSFIDLITQRQSVRKYASAKVEQEKIDIILHAARLAPSASNSQPWHFIVVSDPILKDKVAKATFSKLIPFNKFAVQAPLLMVIVKTKSKIITQIGGRIKSREFPLYDIGIVAEHICLQAAELGLGSCMLGWFNEKKIRKTLRVPVNFDIALVITLGYAAEGYKLRDKRRKTIKEMTSYNVFNHKSI; this is encoded by the coding sequence ATGAGTTTTATTGATCTGATTACTCAGCGCCAAAGTGTTCGAAAATATGCCTCTGCTAAAGTTGAGCAGGAGAAAATTGATATCATCTTACATGCTGCTCGTTTAGCACCATCAGCCAGTAATTCGCAACCATGGCATTTTATAGTTGTTAGTGATCCAATTCTAAAAGATAAAGTTGCAAAAGCCACTTTTAGTAAATTGATTCCATTCAATAAATTTGCTGTTCAGGCACCATTACTAATGGTTATTGTTAAAACCAAGTCAAAGATAATTACCCAAATAGGAGGGCGTATTAAATCAAGAGAATTCCCACTCTATGATATTGGCATTGTGGCCGAACATATTTGTTTGCAAGCTGCAGAATTAGGATTAGGAAGCTGTATGCTTGGTTGGTTTAATGAAAAGAAAATAAGAAAAACGCTAAGAGTTCCTGTTAATTTTGATATTGCTTTGGTTATTACCTTAGGTTATGCCGCAGAAGGATACAAATTGAGAGATAAGAGAAGAAAGACTATCAAAGAAATGACAAGCTATAACGTTTTTAACCATAAATCGATTTAA
- a CDS encoding DUF819 family protein: protein MQAALLIVFYFITPILINFLCYRFSLLKKVGAILIAYLLGLIVGNIGIFPEASLFLRELIANKNIDISIPYLQELVNAGTLAESDLQYYSMYSIQDLMTTITIAFALPLLLLSLNIRAWFKVAGKTFLSLVLGLVSVLIPITIGFFIFRNHIDETWKVAGMMTGVYSGGTPNLASIQKALDVDNLTYILTHTYDLIIGAFFLLFVMSIGQRVLLRFLPKYKPFSKTSANEIQEVESSEEQSFFYIMKKTFVLPLLAALGIAIVIIGISVGVGELIPKDFQMMVIILTITTLSILASLIKRINRIQKTFDVGMYFILVFSLVVASMADLRSFSSSHLHIFYWVFLVYAGSLIIHVALAALFKIDADNVIIVSTALTCSPPFVPVVAGALKNKEIIISGITVGIIGYAIGNYLGVFIAYLFKSLPL from the coding sequence ATGCAAGCTGCATTACTCATTGTATTTTACTTTATTACCCCAATACTTATTAATTTTCTATGTTATCGATTCAGCTTACTCAAAAAAGTTGGAGCCATTCTAATTGCCTATCTGCTCGGCTTGATTGTTGGAAATATTGGTATTTTTCCTGAGGCAAGTCTTTTTTTAAGGGAATTAATTGCTAATAAGAATATTGATATAAGCATACCTTATTTGCAGGAATTAGTTAATGCTGGAACATTGGCTGAATCTGATTTGCAGTATTATTCCATGTATAGCATTCAAGATTTAATGACAACAATAACGATTGCTTTTGCTTTACCCTTGTTGCTATTGTCGTTAAACATTCGTGCATGGTTTAAAGTGGCAGGTAAAACTTTCCTTTCATTGGTTTTAGGTCTGGTATCAGTACTAATCCCAATTACTATCGGTTTTTTTATTTTTCGAAATCATATCGATGAAACATGGAAAGTAGCCGGCATGATGACCGGAGTTTATTCTGGTGGAACACCTAACCTGGCTTCCATTCAGAAAGCATTGGATGTAGATAACCTGACATATATTTTAACCCATACATACGATTTGATCATTGGAGCATTCTTCCTCTTATTTGTAATGTCAATTGGTCAGCGTGTTTTATTACGCTTTTTGCCAAAATACAAACCATTTAGTAAAACCTCAGCTAATGAAATTCAAGAGGTTGAAAGTAGTGAAGAGCAATCTTTTTTCTATATAATGAAGAAGACTTTTGTCCTTCCATTACTAGCCGCATTGGGGATCGCAATTGTTATTATTGGAATAAGTGTAGGCGTTGGGGAACTAATTCCTAAAGACTTTCAGATGATGGTTATTATTTTAACCATAACCACTTTAAGTATCTTGGCTTCATTGATAAAAAGAATAAACCGTATTCAAAAAACGTTTGATGTTGGGATGTATTTTATTTTGGTTTTTAGTCTTGTGGTTGCCTCCATGGCCGATTTAAGAAGTTTTTCATCTTCTCATTTACATATTTTTTATTGGGTGTTTCTCGTATACGCTGGTTCCCTTATCATTCATGTCGCATTGGCTGCCTTATTTAAAATTGATGCAGATAATGTGATTATTGTCTCAACGGCCTTAACCTGTTCACCTCCCTTTGTACCCGTAGTTGCCGGAGCTTTAAAGAACAAGGAAATTATTATTTCTGGAATAACCGTAGGAATAATCGGTTATGCAATTGGTAACTACCTGGGTGTTTTCATTGCTTATTTATTTAAGTCATTACCATTATGA
- a CDS encoding type II toxin-antitoxin system HicB family antitoxin, translating into MTAIFEPCEGGGYIAYIDEIPGINSQGETIEEAKENLTDAINLMFEERRASQKSNKKNIVKDLITQTLSFSL; encoded by the coding sequence ATGACAGCCATATTTGAACCTTGTGAAGGAGGTGGTTATATTGCATATATTGATGAAATCCCAGGGATTAACAGTCAGGGTGAAACAATCGAAGAAGCGAAAGAAAATTTAACAGATGCTATTAATTTGATGTTTGAAGAAAGACGTGCAAGTCAGAAATCAAATAAAAAAAACATAGTAAAAGATTTGATTACGCAAACGCTTAGTTTTAGCCTATAG